The region TTCATCTTCGGAACCAGATCTACACGCCTGATCACATCGTGATTCTCGATCCCACCCTGATCGAAAACAGCGGGGTGACCGAAGGCCTGAAGCAAAACGGCACTGTCCTGATCAACGGTAAAAGGCCCCCCGCCGATTACGGAAAGATGCTCCCGCCCGGTTTCAGGATCTATGTGGTTGACGCGGCCTCCATCGCGGTACGATTCCGGCTCGGTTCCCCCTCCAACCCTATCGTGAATACCGCAATTCTCGGGGCATTTTCCAGGGCCACGGGACTCCTGAAGCTCGAATCCGTAAAGGAAGCAATCAGGGAATACGTCCCTGCGAAAACGGAAGAAAATGTCCAGGCCGCCCGGGCCGCCTT is a window of Deltaproteobacteria bacterium DNA encoding:
- a CDS encoding 2-oxoacid:acceptor oxidoreductase family protein, with translation MEEIRFHGRGGQGAVIGSEVLAHAFFIEGKYVQAFPAFGVERRGAPVTAFCRVDERPIHLRNQIYTPDHIVILDPTLIENSGVTEGLKQNGTVLINGKRPPADYGKMLPPGFRIYVVDAASIAVRFRLGSPSNPIVNTAILGAFSRATGLLKLESVKEAIREYVPAKTEENVQAARAAFDQVIRAE